A genomic stretch from Pontivivens ytuae includes:
- the yihA gene encoding ribosome biogenesis GTP-binding protein YihA/YsxC, which produces MELVPQFPLAETPEDAARAAGRSLFLGHVDFLKGVVAMDGLPPADRVEFCLAGRSNVGKSSLINALTGRKALARTSNTPGRTQEVNFFTLGESHYMVDLPGYGFAEAPVKVVAKWQALLKDYLAGRANLRRVFLLIDGRHGAKEVDEEIMSVLDRAAVPFQTVLTKIDKPKKGELDKALERTRAVLARHPTAYPEIVLTSSEKGEGIETLRAIIAGLE; this is translated from the coding sequence ATGGAACTGGTCCCGCAATTCCCGCTGGCCGAGACGCCCGAGGACGCGGCGCGCGCCGCCGGGCGGTCGCTGTTCCTCGGCCACGTGGACTTCCTGAAGGGCGTGGTCGCGATGGACGGCCTGCCGCCCGCGGACCGGGTGGAGTTCTGCCTCGCGGGCCGGTCGAACGTGGGCAAGTCCTCGTTGATCAATGCGCTGACCGGCCGCAAGGCGCTGGCCCGGACCTCCAACACGCCGGGCCGGACGCAGGAGGTGAACTTCTTCACCCTCGGCGAGAGCCACTACATGGTCGACCTGCCGGGCTATGGTTTCGCGGAAGCGCCGGTGAAGGTCGTCGCCAAGTGGCAGGCGCTCCTGAAGGACTACCTCGCCGGCCGCGCCAACCTGCGCCGCGTCTTCCTGCTGATCGACGGCCGGCATGGGGCGAAGGAAGTGGACGAGGAGATCATGTCGGTGCTCGACCGCGCCGCCGTCCCCTTCCAGACCGTGCTCACCAAGATCGACAAGCCGAAGAAGGGCGAACTCGACAAGGCGCTGGAGCGCACGCGCGCGGTGCTCGCCAGGCATCCCACCGCCTATCCGGAGATCGTGCTCACCTCCTCCGAAAAGGGCGAAGGGATCGAGACCCTGCGCGCGATCATCGCTGGCCTTGAGTGA
- the argB gene encoding acetylglutamate kinase, with protein MEKSAAMKRDWLATARTLSEALPYLQRYDGATVVVKFGGHAMSDDAAMERFARDIVLMKQCNVHPVVVHGGGPQINQMLERLAIKSEFIDGKRVTDQATVEVVEMVLAGRINKQIVQAINDQGGRAVGLSGKDAKLIVCEKATKTKKDPDSNIEQVLDLGFVGQPVEVNPAVLKTFIDSDFIPVVAPIGMGRHGETYNINGDTAAGAIAGAMQADRLLLLTDVAGVKDKDGDLITDLTPTHVRDLLGDGTISGGMIPKTETALDAIREGVGAVVILDGRAPHACLLELFTEHGAGTLIKP; from the coding sequence ATGGAGAAATCCGCCGCCATGAAACGCGACTGGCTCGCCACTGCCCGGACCCTCAGCGAGGCGCTGCCCTACCTGCAGCGCTATGACGGCGCCACGGTTGTCGTGAAGTTCGGCGGCCATGCCATGAGCGATGACGCGGCGATGGAGCGGTTCGCCCGCGACATCGTGCTGATGAAGCAGTGCAACGTGCACCCCGTCGTGGTCCATGGCGGCGGCCCGCAGATCAATCAGATGCTGGAGCGGCTCGCCATCAAGTCGGAGTTCATCGACGGCAAGCGCGTCACCGACCAGGCCACCGTCGAGGTGGTGGAGATGGTATTGGCGGGCCGCATCAACAAGCAGATCGTGCAGGCCATCAACGACCAGGGCGGGCGCGCCGTGGGCCTCAGCGGCAAGGACGCAAAGCTGATCGTCTGCGAGAAGGCGACGAAGACCAAGAAGGATCCCGACAGCAATATTGAGCAGGTGCTCGACCTCGGCTTCGTCGGTCAGCCGGTGGAGGTGAACCCCGCGGTGCTGAAGACCTTCATCGACAGCGATTTCATCCCCGTGGTCGCCCCCATCGGCATGGGTCGGCATGGCGAGACCTACAACATCAACGGCGACACGGCGGCGGGCGCCATCGCCGGCGCGATGCAGGCCGATCGCCTGCTGCTGCTCACCGACGTGGCCGGGGTGAAGGACAAGGACGGCGACCTCATCACCGACCTAACGCCCACCCATGTGCGCGACCTGCTCGGCGACGGCACGATCTCCGGCGGGATGATCCCGAAGACGGAGACCGCGCTGGACGCGATCCGCGAGGGCGTCGGCGCGGTGGTGATCCTCGACGGCCGCGCGCCTCATGCCTGCCTGCTGGAGCTCTTCACCGAGCACGGGGCGGGCACGCTCATCAAGCCGTGA
- a CDS encoding ferredoxin, producing the protein MKLAAIEAALTAEALLCAGGLHEDGATIWLVAPDTRRFWDHLMASPEGRDGAPDRVDRWSTRVLSAIAHDLGTEALFPFGGPPYQPFLRWAVETGRIWSSPIGPLVHAEMGLWISFRGALRLPGHHEVPPQAARPCDTCPAPCTTACPVGAFEGGQYDVPACRAHVSSDAGTACRTGCLARAACPVGPQFRPPHDQARHHMASFLGQRP; encoded by the coding sequence GTGAAACTCGCAGCGATCGAGGCGGCGCTGACGGCCGAGGCGCTGCTCTGCGCCGGGGGTCTGCACGAGGACGGGGCGACGATCTGGCTGGTCGCCCCGGACACGCGCCGGTTCTGGGACCACCTGATGGCGAGCCCCGAGGGTCGCGACGGCGCGCCCGACCGCGTTGACCGGTGGTCGACCCGGGTGCTGTCGGCGATCGCACACGATCTGGGCACGGAGGCGCTGTTCCCCTTCGGCGGCCCGCCTTACCAGCCGTTCCTCCGCTGGGCGGTCGAGACGGGGCGCATCTGGTCCTCCCCCATCGGGCCGCTGGTCCATGCCGAGATGGGGCTCTGGATCAGCTTCCGCGGCGCGCTGCGCCTGCCGGGGCACCACGAGGTCCCGCCGCAGGCCGCGCGTCCGTGCGACACCTGCCCGGCCCCCTGCACCACCGCCTGCCCGGTCGGCGCCTTCGAGGGCGGCCAGTACGACGTGCCTGCCTGCCGGGCGCATGTGAGCTCGGACGCCGGAACCGCGTGCCGCACCGGCTGCCTCGCCCGAGCGGCCTGCCCGGTCGGGCCGCAGTTCCGCCCGCCGCACGATCAGGCCCGGCACCACATGGCGAGCTTCCTCGGTCAGCGTCCTTGA
- a CDS encoding SixA phosphatase family protein, with the protein MKRIVLIRHAKSSWSDPALDDVERPLNKRGRLASPLMGAWLVELGITPDIVWLSPSTRTRETWRRMRETAGGPEGQVHKALYMADPDTMLNILRSSGDGDTVALVGHQPGMGAMARKLSNGKISTTCARAFNHYPSAAVAVLEAEVGKWSGVKFGGCSFKHFAAPKDLV; encoded by the coding sequence ATGAAGAGAATCGTCCTGATCCGCCACGCAAAATCGTCTTGGTCCGATCCGGCCCTCGACGATGTGGAGCGCCCGCTCAACAAGCGCGGGCGCCTGGCGAGCCCGCTCATGGGCGCCTGGCTGGTGGAGCTCGGCATCACGCCCGACATCGTCTGGCTCTCCCCCTCGACCCGGACGCGGGAAACCTGGCGCCGGATGCGGGAGACTGCGGGCGGACCCGAGGGTCAGGTGCACAAGGCGCTCTACATGGCCGACCCCGACACGATGCTCAACATTTTGCGATCATCGGGCGACGGGGACACGGTCGCGCTGGTCGGCCACCAGCCCGGAATGGGCGCGATGGCGCGGAAACTCTCGAACGGGAAGATCTCTACGACCTGCGCAAGGGCCTTCAATCATTACCCTTCCGCCGCCGTCGCCGTGCTGGAGGCGGAGGTCGGCAAATGGTCCGGCGTGAAGTTCGGCGGCTGCAGCTTCAAGCATTTCGCCGCACCCAAGGATCTCGTCTGA
- a CDS encoding monovalent cation:proton antiporter-2 (CPA2) family protein — protein sequence MASPAGADPFLISATVFLGAAVVAVPVFRRLGLGSVLGYLAAGALIGPYGLALFQDVEGVLHLAEFGVVLLLFIIGLELTPSRLYRLRADIFGLGSLQILISGAIIYGVARLAGLPWEAAVIAGGALALSSTAFGVQILRERRVLNAPYGERAFSILLAQDLAVVPLFTLVALLAPATMASEGGSVWWQSGIAIGAVIALYLVARYLMRPFFRLIATAGSNEIFVAAALFVVCASALLMDLVGLSMAMGAFIAGVLLAESEFRHQLETDIEPFRGLLLGLFFMGFGMTLDWSLIASFWWLVIGGSIVLFLGKMVVLYALTRRFGSDHADALRIAATLGQGGEFAFVTLGLASGSGLLGVEVASILSAIVTLSMILTPAAVAGADRALQRGPDALDDMDGLEDADNKRIIVAGFGRVGQVVSRLLRMRGHDVTLIDSSPRRIRIARTFGTQVYFGDASRLDVLETAGVGEADILFLCINDRQGAVHTVEKLRERYPDLTIFADTYDRFSQMRMQAAGADLVVRQTFESALLLARKGLEAIGDGDAADDLIEEFRTRDEERLELETRYGSLKAVEILREKYALDDE from the coding sequence ATGGCATCACCTGCGGGGGCCGACCCTTTTCTGATCTCCGCGACGGTGTTCCTCGGCGCGGCGGTCGTTGCCGTCCCCGTTTTCCGCCGACTCGGCCTCGGCTCCGTTCTCGGCTACCTCGCGGCGGGCGCGCTGATCGGTCCCTACGGCCTTGCGCTGTTCCAGGATGTCGAGGGCGTGCTGCACCTCGCGGAATTCGGCGTGGTGCTGCTCCTGTTCATCATCGGGCTGGAGCTCACACCCTCGCGGCTCTACCGCCTGCGCGCGGACATCTTCGGCCTCGGCAGCCTGCAGATCCTGATCAGCGGCGCGATCATCTACGGCGTCGCCCGCCTCGCCGGGCTGCCGTGGGAGGCGGCGGTGATTGCCGGGGGGGCCCTGGCGCTCAGCTCCACCGCCTTCGGCGTGCAGATCCTGCGCGAGCGTCGCGTGCTCAACGCGCCCTATGGCGAGCGCGCGTTCTCCATCCTGCTGGCACAGGACCTCGCCGTCGTGCCGCTCTTCACGCTCGTGGCGCTGCTGGCTCCCGCGACCATGGCGAGCGAGGGCGGCAGCGTGTGGTGGCAGAGCGGGATCGCCATAGGGGCGGTCATCGCGCTCTACCTCGTGGCGCGCTACCTGATGCGGCCCTTCTTCCGGCTGATCGCGACGGCGGGCTCGAACGAAATCTTCGTCGCCGCGGCCCTCTTCGTGGTCTGCGCCTCGGCGCTCCTGATGGACCTCGTCGGCCTTTCGATGGCCATGGGCGCTTTCATCGCAGGCGTGTTGCTGGCGGAGAGCGAGTTCCGCCACCAGCTCGAGACCGATATCGAGCCGTTCCGCGGCCTGCTCCTCGGCCTCTTCTTCATGGGCTTCGGCATGACGCTCGACTGGTCGCTGATTGCCTCGTTCTGGTGGCTGGTGATCGGCGGATCGATCGTGCTCTTCCTCGGCAAGATGGTGGTGCTCTATGCGCTCACCCGCCGCTTCGGCTCGGACCACGCGGATGCGCTGCGGATCGCGGCGACGCTGGGCCAGGGCGGCGAGTTCGCCTTCGTCACGCTCGGCCTCGCCTCGGGTTCGGGGCTGCTGGGGGTCGAGGTCGCCTCGATCCTCTCGGCCATCGTCACCCTCTCGATGATCCTGACCCCCGCCGCGGTGGCCGGTGCGGACCGCGCGCTGCAACGCGGGCCGGACGCCCTCGACGACATGGACGGGCTCGAGGATGCGGACAACAAGCGCATCATCGTCGCGGGCTTCGGCCGCGTGGGCCAGGTCGTCTCCCGGCTCCTGCGGATGCGCGGCCACGACGTGACGCTGATCGACAGCTCGCCCCGGCGCATCCGCATCGCGCGGACCTTCGGCACGCAGGTCTATTTCGGCGACGCCTCCCGCCTCGACGTGCTGGAGACGGCGGGCGTGGGCGAGGCCGACATCCTCTTCCTGTGCATCAACGACCGCCAGGGCGCGGTGCACACGGTCGAGAAGCTGCGCGAGCGCTATCCCGACCTGACGATCTTCGCCGACACCTACGACCGGTTCAGCCAGATGCGCATGCAGGCCGCGGGCGCCGACCTGGTGGTGCGCCAGACCTTCGAGAGTGCGCTGTTGCTGGCGCGTAAGGGGCTAGAGGCGATCGGTGACGGCGATGCGGCCGACGACCTGATCGAGGAGTTCCGCACCCGCGACGAGGAACGTCTGGAACTGGAAACTCGCTACGGATCCCTGAAGGCGGTGGAGATCCTGCGGGAGAAGTATGCGCTGGATGACGAGTAG